The proteins below come from a single Kryptolebias marmoratus isolate JLee-2015 linkage group LG12, ASM164957v2, whole genome shotgun sequence genomic window:
- the zfand2a gene encoding AN1-type zinc finger protein 2A: MEFPDLGEHCSEKTCKQLDFLPMRCDACEEIFCKDHITYANHKCTSSYKKDIQVPVCPLCNTPIPIKRGEMPDIKVGEHIDRDCKSDPAQRKRKIFTNKCSKGGCKQKEMIRVTCDQCHLNYCLKHRHPLDHDCKTDGKPLSKAGHAAVTRAQGGAASSASASRSSGAGNPRPVSNGVSSNRAHSTG; encoded by the exons ATGGAGTTTCCAGACTTGGGAGAGCACTGTTCTGAGAAAACCTGCAAACAACTTG attttcttcCGATGAGATGTGATGCCTGTGAAGAAATATTCTGTAAGGATCACATAACCTATGCAAATCACAAATGCACATCTTCCTACAAAAAG gatATCCAGGTCCCAGTATGCCCGTTATGTAACACCCCGATTCCCATCAAGAGAGGAGAGATGCCTGACATTAAAGTTGGCGAACATATCGACCGGGACTGCAAATCAGACCCTGCACAAAGAAAACGAaag atatttacaaacaaatgttCTAAAGGTGGCtgtaaacaaaaggaaatgatCCGAGTGACCTGCGACCAGTGTCATTTAAACTACTGTCTTAAACACCGACACCCATTAGACCATGATTGTAAGACTGATGGCAAACCTCTGTCCAAAGCCGG ACATGCTGCTGTAACGAGGGCCCAGGGTGGTGCTGCCTCCTCTGCCTCTGCTTCTCGTTCATCCGGTGCAGGAAACCCCAGACCTGTTTCTAATGGTGTCAGTTCAAACAGGGCTCACAGCACTGGGTGA
- the LOC108228760 gene encoding AN1-type zinc finger protein 2A-like isoform X1, protein MEFPDLGEHCSEKTCKQLDFLPMRCDACEEIFCKDHITYANHKCTSSYKKDIQVPVCPLCNTPIPIKRGEMPDIKVGEHIDRDCKSDPAQRKRKIFTNKCSKGGCKQKEMIRVTCDQCHLNYCLKHRHPLDHDCKTDGKPLSKAGHAAVTRAQGGAASSASASRSSGAGNPRPVSNGVSSNRAHSTGSLQQIPTSVSAQNVIPPSASFQAGMTEEQALQRALEMSLADSRQTVQPTLSPQEQEDLALAQALAASEEEFRRQQQRQQGRESKQSTCSLS, encoded by the exons ATGGAGTTTCCAGACTTGGGAGAGCACTGTTCTGAGAAAACCTGCAAACAACTTG attttcttcCGATGAGATGTGATGCCTGTGAAGAAATATTCTGTAAGGATCACATAACCTATGCAAATCACAAATGCACATCTTCCTACAAAAAG gatATCCAGGTCCCAGTATGCCCGTTATGTAACACCCCGATTCCCATCAAGAGAGGAGAGATGCCTGACATTAAAGTTGGCGAACATATCGACCGGGACTGCAAATCAGACCCTGCACAAAGAAAACGAaag atatttacaaacaaatgttCTAAAGGTGGCtgtaaacaaaaggaaatgatCCGAGTGACCTGCGACCAGTGTCATTTAAACTACTGTCTTAAACACCGACACCCATTAGACCATGATTGTAAGACTGATGGCAAACCTCTGTCCAAAGCCGG ACATGCTGCTGTAACGAGGGCCCAGGGTGGTGCTGCCTCCTCTGCCTCTGCTTCTCGTTCATCCGGTGCAGGAAACCCCAGACCTGTTTCTAATGGTGTCAGTTCAAACAGGGCTCACAGCACTGG CTCTCTTCAGCAGATCCCTACTTCTGTTTCAGCACAGAATGTAATCCCACCCTCAGCATCATTTCAAGCTGGCATG ACAGAGGAGCAGGCGTTACAGAGAGCTCTGGAGATGTCTTTGGCTGATTCGAGGCAGACTGTGCAGCCGACCCTCAG CCCTCAGGAACAGGAGGACCTGGCTCTCGCTCAGGCTCTCGCTGCCAGCGAAGAAGAATTCAGACGccagcagcagagacaacag gGGAGGGAGTCCAAACAATCTACCTGCAGCCTTTCTTAA
- the LOC108228760 gene encoding AN1-type zinc finger protein 2B-like isoform X3, with translation MDIQVPVCPLCNTPIPIKRGEMPDIKVGEHIDRDCKSDPAQRKRKIFTNKCSKGGCKQKEMIRVTCDQCHLNYCLKHRHPLDHDCKTDGKPLSKAGHAAVTRAQGGAASSASASRSSGAGNPRPVSNGVSSNRAHSTGSLQQIPTSVSAQNVIPPSASFQAGMTEEQALQRALEMSLADSRQTVQPTLSPQEQEDLALAQALAASEEEFRRQQQRQQGRESKQSTCSLS, from the exons ATG gatATCCAGGTCCCAGTATGCCCGTTATGTAACACCCCGATTCCCATCAAGAGAGGAGAGATGCCTGACATTAAAGTTGGCGAACATATCGACCGGGACTGCAAATCAGACCCTGCACAAAGAAAACGAaag atatttacaaacaaatgttCTAAAGGTGGCtgtaaacaaaaggaaatgatCCGAGTGACCTGCGACCAGTGTCATTTAAACTACTGTCTTAAACACCGACACCCATTAGACCATGATTGTAAGACTGATGGCAAACCTCTGTCCAAAGCCGG ACATGCTGCTGTAACGAGGGCCCAGGGTGGTGCTGCCTCCTCTGCCTCTGCTTCTCGTTCATCCGGTGCAGGAAACCCCAGACCTGTTTCTAATGGTGTCAGTTCAAACAGGGCTCACAGCACTGG CTCTCTTCAGCAGATCCCTACTTCTGTTTCAGCACAGAATGTAATCCCACCCTCAGCATCATTTCAAGCTGGCATG ACAGAGGAGCAGGCGTTACAGAGAGCTCTGGAGATGTCTTTGGCTGATTCGAGGCAGACTGTGCAGCCGACCCTCAG CCCTCAGGAACAGGAGGACCTGGCTCTCGCTCAGGCTCTCGCTGCCAGCGAAGAAGAATTCAGACGccagcagcagagacaacag gGGAGGGAGTCCAAACAATCTACCTGCAGCCTTTCTTAA
- the LOC108228760 gene encoding AN1-type zinc finger protein 2A-like isoform X2 — translation MEFPDLGEHCSEKTCKQLDFLPMRCDACEEIFCKDHITYANHKCTSSYKKDIQVPVCPLCNTPIPIKRGEMPDIKVGEHIDRDCKSDPAQRKRKIFTNKCSKGGCKQKEMIRVTCDQCHLNYCLKHRHPLDHDCKTDGKPLSKAGHAAVTRAQGGAASSASASRSSGAGNPRPVSNGVSSNRAHSTGSLQQIPTSVSAQNVIPPSASFQAGMTEEQALQRALEMSLADSRQTVQPTLSPQEQEDLALAQALAASEEEFRRQQQRQQVPGKLMHQ, via the exons ATGGAGTTTCCAGACTTGGGAGAGCACTGTTCTGAGAAAACCTGCAAACAACTTG attttcttcCGATGAGATGTGATGCCTGTGAAGAAATATTCTGTAAGGATCACATAACCTATGCAAATCACAAATGCACATCTTCCTACAAAAAG gatATCCAGGTCCCAGTATGCCCGTTATGTAACACCCCGATTCCCATCAAGAGAGGAGAGATGCCTGACATTAAAGTTGGCGAACATATCGACCGGGACTGCAAATCAGACCCTGCACAAAGAAAACGAaag atatttacaaacaaatgttCTAAAGGTGGCtgtaaacaaaaggaaatgatCCGAGTGACCTGCGACCAGTGTCATTTAAACTACTGTCTTAAACACCGACACCCATTAGACCATGATTGTAAGACTGATGGCAAACCTCTGTCCAAAGCCGG ACATGCTGCTGTAACGAGGGCCCAGGGTGGTGCTGCCTCCTCTGCCTCTGCTTCTCGTTCATCCGGTGCAGGAAACCCCAGACCTGTTTCTAATGGTGTCAGTTCAAACAGGGCTCACAGCACTGG CTCTCTTCAGCAGATCCCTACTTCTGTTTCAGCACAGAATGTAATCCCACCCTCAGCATCATTTCAAGCTGGCATG ACAGAGGAGCAGGCGTTACAGAGAGCTCTGGAGATGTCTTTGGCTGATTCGAGGCAGACTGTGCAGCCGACCCTCAG CCCTCAGGAACAGGAGGACCTGGCTCTCGCTCAGGCTCTCGCTGCCAGCGAAGAAGAATTCAGACGccagcagcagagacaacaggtacCCGGAAAGCTTATGCATCAGTAG